Proteins from a genomic interval of Crassostrea angulata isolate pt1a10 chromosome 7, ASM2561291v2, whole genome shotgun sequence:
- the LOC128156104 gene encoding chitin synthase chs-2-like isoform X3, producing MTSNNLNIHPPEGSPRKFYKGFGKYKMVYKVNGMNQEDMECKIENDGEPQKSPEGPYLNRIIPLPMESNFTSTENLIPKEGINIPPNGIVNPLMSGVNIEVPSWSDTSSDNMKGSSSSRASTLPRETKSDDPGSFEKSVNIKEDKEKSNSFPRYTSLSSHNEPLKDPAPSVTLPSKPSSLKPWDVFRVGAREFSKTIDGNYVSLFRKSAKVFVSIVLTILILVMTMISKSTLLLIASNVYSNVTLKCTKGKHNGHVASCTRVAPDVKGADFQPSQTVEVTWLWALFLVTTTPYVFTFAKCVWRIFFKNTRNPTFSVLIITLAIETLHSIGICIFIFYVLPNVDPIRGLMLTFGVAFIPSFLKMFDSQKETGRQFYVVVADVLAMLIQASVLLLWPLLNILRGIDFEQSWGIFVSLLLISLGWWENYVNKFTHLGKFGLSLLELKRNIRRSRTKLYAAVSVWKVVLTLCMMMALMSNLKLSCVKALFYEGHNRAEGCPHLAYPEDAYNVESSAYKQDAFWVAVVQIICCLFCYTLAKSACKIMLQVVSFSLPLMLAAPIMAGLFIENCESWKTLQGGNLMPDYLYWTCDIHGVSKDFLRTLVSDYFLPVTLIWWLSFMWVTFHIWIPRVERLVQTERLFVQPLYCGVLLEQSLMLNRRRDDKDRDGRLGSEKQKRFGFESPEMNMKNVDRGILPGRRSIKTDHTPMIYVCATMWHETTKEMIQILTSLFRLDNDQCARKNAQKFFDVVDPDYYEFETHVFFDDAFEPHDDDEYLYRVNSFVKQLLLVMDAAASKVHKVPVKIPPPTKYPTPYGGRLEWTLPGGNKLYVHMKDKVKIRHKKRWSQVMYMYYLLGYKLVAQPLDARRKQTIADNTFILALDGDVDFKPSAVQLLVDRMRKNEKVGAACGRIHPIGTGPMIWYQKFEYAVSHWLQKATEHLIGCVLCSPGCFSLFRASALMDDNVMRKYATTSSNARHYIQFDQGEDRWLCTLLLQQGYRVEYSAAADALTYAPEGFGEFYNQRRRWSPSTMANIMDLLMDWRNVISINENISFLYILYQGLLFLSSLVTPGTIFLLIVGALNSAFRIDLITSFMINIVPLLFFLLSCFLFESKWQILLAQLLSLIYSLLMMVVVVGIGLEMKREGLCSPTTIFMIFVVGTFVIAAILHPQEFYCILHGALYFLSIPSMSMLLMIYSICNLHVVSWGTRENAIAAQPNAKPQKKKDGKIASILNKFSSSSNTEVSEYAFSFGNLFKCLCCPRPKPDDADKRFEEVLTKLESLERIMALPKDVQEKVMIDAETNVSESDMKQKSDGLLRNSLDNGDVRYNPIYQSKMSPHEDDTPFWIHDDDIGHGRVRFLSKEEKTFWTELISKYLYPLQHNEEHKKKMETDLLEMRNKMSLMFFMMNALFIIIIFSLQYSNAMNGAGLSIPLPCHDLISNKPLSLEPISMLFMAIFGIALLIQFISMFFHRLATFMHIMSTTEVNCMKPNQNEVNQMDLASKIALVKEFQKFEDDDDNRSISTIGSDLDEDSSITQDDSPKMKRKKTVLKIIRRKKTQAPHSGNLSGKFLKNYMEFAKDLENGGNGNKNEKGSSKKRRSKKAKKAMASLEQNRDMVLNKAHVIKSRWHRLAKATKFDSTGDKWGSLLRLAAQSRTSLNTITEDDKRNSWIRGISKMTRSNSEFSVNTLPDLGSLSQRNSYAEPILNIITSELENLGSEQAGRRVTTAEINALQKSRFSAENLYDAVEEVDSDSEDSDYEEADLKSSKESSPNSTTDKRPKSVEMNTISVDVIENKRESENGNGDTHL from the exons ATGACATCAAATAACCTGAATATCCACCCTCCAGAGGGTTCGCCTCGAAAATTTTATAAAGG CTTTGGCAAATACAAGATGGTTTACAAAGTCAATGGCATGAATCAAGAAGACATGGAATGTAAAATTGAAAAC gATGGTGAACCACAAAAATCGCCCGAGGGTCCATACTTAAACAGAATTATACCTTTGCCAATGGAAAGTAACTTCACAAGTACAGAGAATCTCATACCCAAAGAAGGGATAAAT ATACCCCCGAACGGAATAGTTAATCCTTTAATGTCGGGTGTCAATATCGAGGTACCGTCTTGGAGTGATACCAGTAGTGACAATATGAAAGGGTCCTCCAGCTCGAGGGCCTCAACTCTACCCAGGGAAACCAAGTCCGATGACCCAGGTTCCTTTGAAAAATCTGTCAATATCAAGGAGGACAAAGAGAAAAGCAACTCTTTCCCCAGATATACTAGTCTTTCATCCCACAACGAGCCTCTCAAAGACCCTGCCCC aagcGTAACTTTGCCTTCTAAACCTTCGTCTTTGAAACCTTGGGACGTGTTTCGAGTAGGAGCACGTGAATTTTCGAAAACAATAGATGGAAACTATGTAAGCCTATTTCGAAAAAGTGCAAAAGTGTTCGTGAGCATTGTACttacaatattaattttagtGATGACGATGATCAGCAAAAGTACTCTGCTGCTAATTGCATCCAACGTGTATTCAAACGTGACCTTAAAGTGCACAAAAGGCAAGCATAATGGCCACGTGGCCTCTTGCACTCGGGTTGCACCGGATGTGAAGGGAGCCGACTTTCAGCCATCACAGACCGTTGAGGTCACGTGGCTTTGGGCATTATTTTTGGTGACGACCACACCCTATGTTTTCACATTTGCAAAATGTGTCTGGAGAATATTTTTCAAGAATACGAGAAATCCAACATTTTCAGTCTTGATAATC ACTCTGGCAATAGAAACTCTTCACTCAATTGGAATCTGCATATTCATCTTTTACGTTCTACCAAACGTGGATCCAATACGCGGACTGATGCTGACTTTTGGAGTCGCCTTCATTCCTTCCTTCTTGAAGATGTTCGACAGTCAGAAGGAAACAGGTCGGCAGTTCTACGTGGTTGTCGCAGACGTTTTAGCTATGCTGATTCAAGCTTCTGTTTTACTCTTGTGGCCACTTCTGAATATACTCAGAGGCATTGATTTTGAGCAATCCTGGGGAATTTTCGTGTCTTTGCTTCTGATTTCTTTGGGATGGTGGGAGAACTATGTGAACAAGTTTACGCATTTGGGTAAATTTGGATTATCCTTATTGGAATTAAAGAGAAACATTCGTCGGAGTAGAACAAAGCTGTATGCGGCAGTAAGTGTATGGAAAGTTGTCCTCACACTGTGTATGATGATGGCTCTGATGAGCAACCTTAAACTTTCTTGTGTTAAAGCATTGTTTTATGAAGGACACAATCGAGCAGAAGGGTGTCCTCATTTAGCCTACCCAGAAGACGCTTATAACGTGGAAAGCTCCGCTTACAAACAAGATGCTTTCTGGGTGGCAGTCGTTCAGATAATCTGCTGCCTGTTCTGCTATACGCTTGCCAAGTCAGCCTGCAAGATCATGCTCCAAGTGGTCAGCTTCTCTCTTCCTCTGATGCTGGCAGCCCCAATCATGGCTGGTCTTTTCATAGAAAACTGTGAATCTTGGAAAACGTTACAGGGTGGTAACTTGATGCCGGATTATCTGTACTGGACGTGTGATATTCATGGAGTTTCCAAAGATTTCTTACGGACACTGGTGTCGGATTACTTTCTTCCAGTTACTTTAATATGGTGGTTATCTTTCATGTGGGTTACATTCCACATATGGATTCCAAGAGTGGAGCGTTTAGTACAGACAGAGag GTTGTTTGTTCAGCCTCTGTACTGCGGAGTGTTACTGGAGCAGTCACTCATGCTAAACAGAAGAAGAGACGACAAGGATAGAGATGGCCGCTTAGGCTCAGAAAAG CAGAAACGGTTTGGATTCGAATCGCCCGAgatgaatatgaaaaatgtGGACCGTGGAATACTGCCAGGTCGGAGGTCCATCAAGACCGATCACACCCCGATGATCTACGTGTGTGCAACCATGTGGCACGAAACGACGAAAGAAATGATTCAGATATTGACGTCATTATTCAG acTTGACAATGATCAGTGTGCAAGGAAAAATGCGCAGAAGTTCTTTGATGTCGTGGATCCCGATTACTATGAGTTTGAGACGCATGTGTTTTTTGACGACGCATTTGAGCCCCATGATGACGATGAATACCTTTATCGCGTCAACAGTTTTGTGAAACAGTTACTGCTAGTCATGGATGCGGCCGCAAG TAAGGTACATAAGGTACCAGTCAAAATACCCCCTCCCACCAAGTATCCGACGCCCTATGGCGGTCGACTTGAATGGACACTTCCTGGTGGTAATAAACTGTATGTCCATATGAAGGACAAAGTCAAGATCCGCCACAAGAAACGATGGAGCCAG gtcatgtacatgtattaccttcTGGGCTATAAGCTTGTTGCACAGCCCCTCGACGCCAGGAGAAAGCAAACGATCGCAGACAACACTTTCATTCTTGCCTTGGATGGAGACGTGGACTTCAAACCGTCAGCTGTCCAGCTCCTTGTTGACCGAATGAGAAAGAATGAAAAAGTGGGGGCTGCTTGTGGACGCATTCACCCTATCGGAACTG GTCCAATGATTTGGTATCAGAAGTTTGAATATGCTGTGAGTCATTGGCTACAAAAAGCTACAGAGCATCTGATTGGTTGCGTCCTCTGTAGTCCCGGTTGTTTTTCTTTGTTCCGTGCATCCGCCCTAATGGACGATAATGTTATGAGGAAATATGCTACGACATCATCAAATGCCCGCCACTACATTCAGTTTGATCAAG GCGAGGATCGATGGCTCTGTACATTACTTCTACAGCAAGGTTACAGGGTGGAGTACTCGGCGGCTGCTGACGCCCTGACCTATGCCCCGGAAGGATTCGGAGAGTTCTACAACCAAAGACGTCGCTGGTCCCCGTCCACAATGGCAAACATCATGGATCTACTAATGGACTGGAGAAACGTCATCAGCATCAACGAAAACATATCATTTCTGTACATCTTGTACCAGGGACTCCTGTTTCTGTCTTCATTAGTGACGCCCGGAACTATTTTCCTGCTGATAGTTGGCGCATTAAACAGCGCGTTCCGCATTGACCTGATCACTTCATTCATGATCAACATTGTTCCATTGTTATTTTTCCTGTTGAGCTGTTTTCTTTTTGAGTCAAAGTGGCAG ATTCTCCTTGCCCAGCTGCTGTCCCTGATCTATTCTCTCCTGATGATGGTAGTAGTCGTAGGAATCGGCCTGGAGATGAAAAGGGAAGGACTGTGTTCTCCGACCACGATCTTCATGATCTTTGTCGTTGGGACGTTTGTGATTGCGGCCATTCTTCATCCCCaggagttttactgtattcttCATGGCGCCCTGTACTTCCTCTCGATTCCCAGTATGTCTATGCTTCTGATGATCTACTccatatgtaatttacatgtgGTATCTTGGGGAACAAGAGAAAACGCCATTGCAGCCCAACCTAATGCCAAACCACAGAAAAAGAAGGATGGCAAAATCGCTTCCATTTTGAACAAGTTTTCCAGTTCTAGCAACACAGAAGTTAGTGAATATGCCTTCTCATTTGGAAACTTGTTCAAGTGTCTCTGTTGCCCTCGACCAAAACCTGATGATGCCGATAAACGTTTCGAGGAAGTTTTAACTAAACTGGAG AGTTTAGAGAGGATAATGGCTCTTCCAAAAGACGTTCAAGAGAAAGTTATGATTGACGCGGAGACCAATGTTTCGGAGAGCGACATGAAGCAAAAGAGCGACGGCCTACTGAGAAATTCTCTTGATAACGGAGACGTTAGAT ACAATCCAATATACCAATCAAAAATGAGCCCGCATGAAGACGATACGCCATTCTGGATTCACGACGATGACATTGGTCATGGACGAGTCCGATTCCTAAGCAAAGAAGAGAAAACCTTTTGGACCGAGCTTATTTCTAAGTACTTGTATCCACTGCAGCACAACGAAGAGCACAAGAAAAAGATGGAGACGGATCTTCTGGAGATGAGAAACAAGATGAGCTTGATGTTTTTCATGATGAACGCCCTgttcattatcattatttttagtTTGCAGTATTCTAATGCCATGAACGGAGCCGGTCTTTCCATTCCTTTGCCATGTCACGATTTAATCAGTAACAAACCTTTATCGTTGGAGCCGATTTCAATGCTTTTTATGGCCATCTTTGGTATTGCTCTCTTGATTCAGTTTATATCCATGTTTTTCCACCGGCTGGCAACATTCATGCATATTATGTCTACAACGGAAGTCAACTGTATGAAGCCAAATCAGAATGAAGTTAACCAAATGGACCTTGCCTCCAAAATCGCTCTCGTAAAAGAATTCCAAAAATTCGAAGATGACGATGATAACAGAAGTATTTCAACGATTGGAAGCGATCTAGACGAGGACAGTAGCATCACTCAGGATGACTCGCCAAAGATGAAGCGTAAGAAAACGGTGCTCAAAATTATTCGAAGAAAGAAAACCCAGGCGCCTCATTCGGGAAATCTTAGCGGCAAATTCTTGAAAAATTACATGGAATTTGCCAAAGACCTCGAAAATGGAGGGAATGGGAATAAGAATGAAAAAGGAAGTAGTAAAAAGCGAAGAAGCAAAAAAGCAAAGAAAGCTATGGCTTCTCTGGAACAAAACAGGGATATGGTTTTGAATAAAGCCCACGTCATCAAATCCAGGTGGCATCGTCTTGCAAAAGCGACCAAATTTGATTCCACAGGAGACAAATGGGGTTCATTGTTGCGACTTGCTGCACAGTCTAGAACAAGTCTTAACACTATTACCGAAGACGATAAAAGGAATTCTTGGATCAGAGGAATTTCAAAAATGACAAGATCGAACAGTGAGTTTTCTGTGAACACTTTACCCGATTTAGGTTCTCTATCACAAAGAAACAGTTATGCGGAACCTATTTTGAATATCATAACGAGCGAGTTGGAAAATCTGGGAAGCGAGCAGGCTGGAAGACGGGTCACCACAGCAGAAATCAACGCTCTCCAGAAATCCAGATTTTCGGCCGAAAATCTCTACGACGCAGTTGAGGAGGTGGATTCGGACAGCGAGGACTCCGACTACGAGGAGGCGGATCTAAAATCTTCCAAAGAGTCCTCGCCCAACAGTACAACTGATAAAAGACCGAAAAGTGTGGAAATGAACACGATAAGCGTGGATGTGATTGAAAATAAACGAGAAAGTGAAAATGGAAACGGAGATACTCATCTGTAG
- the LOC128156104 gene encoding chitin synthase chs-2-like isoform X1, which produces MSDDCSSIATDITAFSDEDDFSNSSSSFGKYKMVYKVNGMNQEDMECKIENDGEPQKSPEGPYLNRIIPLPMESNFTSTENLIPKEGINIPPNGIVNPLMSGVNIEVPSWSDTSSDNMKGSSSSRASTLPRETKSDDPGSFEKSVNIKEDKEKSNSFPRYTSLSSHNEPLKDPAPSVTLPSKPSSLKPWDVFRVGAREFSKTIDGNYVSLFRKSAKVFVSIVLTILILVMTMISKSTLLLIASNVYSNVTLKCTKGKHNGHVASCTRVAPDVKGADFQPSQTVEVTWLWALFLVTTTPYVFTFAKCVWRIFFKNTRNPTFSVLIITLAIETLHSIGICIFIFYVLPNVDPIRGLMLTFGVAFIPSFLKMFDSQKETGRQFYVVVADVLAMLIQASVLLLWPLLNILRGIDFEQSWGIFVSLLLISLGWWENYVNKFTHLGKFGLSLLELKRNIRRSRTKLYAAVSVWKVVLTLCMMMALMSNLKLSCVKALFYEGHNRAEGCPHLAYPEDAYNVESSAYKQDAFWVAVVQIICCLFCYTLAKSACKIMLQVVSFSLPLMLAAPIMAGLFIENCESWKTLQGGNLMPDYLYWTCDIHGVSKDFLRTLVSDYFLPVTLIWWLSFMWVTFHIWIPRVERLVQTERLFVQPLYCGVLLEQSLMLNRRRDDKDRDGRLGSEKQKRFGFESPEMNMKNVDRGILPGRRSIKTDHTPMIYVCATMWHETTKEMIQILTSLFRLDNDQCARKNAQKFFDVVDPDYYEFETHVFFDDAFEPHDDDEYLYRVNSFVKQLLLVMDAAASKVHKVPVKIPPPTKYPTPYGGRLEWTLPGGNKLYVHMKDKVKIRHKKRWSQVMYMYYLLGYKLVAQPLDARRKQTIADNTFILALDGDVDFKPSAVQLLVDRMRKNEKVGAACGRIHPIGTGPMIWYQKFEYAVSHWLQKATEHLIGCVLCSPGCFSLFRASALMDDNVMRKYATTSSNARHYIQFDQGEDRWLCTLLLQQGYRVEYSAAADALTYAPEGFGEFYNQRRRWSPSTMANIMDLLMDWRNVISINENISFLYILYQGLLFLSSLVTPGTIFLLIVGALNSAFRIDLITSFMINIVPLLFFLLSCFLFESKWQILLAQLLSLIYSLLMMVVVVGIGLEMKREGLCSPTTIFMIFVVGTFVIAAILHPQEFYCILHGALYFLSIPSMSMLLMIYSICNLHVVSWGTRENAIAAQPNAKPQKKKDGKIASILNKFSSSSNTEVSEYAFSFGNLFKCLCCPRPKPDDADKRFEEVLTKLESLERIMALPKDVQEKVMIDAETNVSESDMKQKSDGLLRNSLDNGDVRYNPIYQSKMSPHEDDTPFWIHDDDIGHGRVRFLSKEEKTFWTELISKYLYPLQHNEEHKKKMETDLLEMRNKMSLMFFMMNALFIIIIFSLQYSNAMNGAGLSIPLPCHDLISNKPLSLEPISMLFMAIFGIALLIQFISMFFHRLATFMHIMSTTEVNCMKPNQNEVNQMDLASKIALVKEFQKFEDDDDNRSISTIGSDLDEDSSITQDDSPKMKRKKTVLKIIRRKKTQAPHSGNLSGKFLKNYMEFAKDLENGGNGNKNEKGSSKKRRSKKAKKAMASLEQNRDMVLNKAHVIKSRWHRLAKATKFDSTGDKWGSLLRLAAQSRTSLNTITEDDKRNSWIRGISKMTRSNSEFSVNTLPDLGSLSQRNSYAEPILNIITSELENLGSEQAGRRVTTAEINALQKSRFSAENLYDAVEEVDSDSEDSDYEEADLKSSKESSPNSTTDKRPKSVEMNTISVDVIENKRESENGNGDTHL; this is translated from the exons ATGAGTGATGACTGTTCGTCCATTGCGACAGATATAACAGCTTTTTCTGATGAAGATGACTTCTCTAACTCTTCTTCTAGCTTTGGCAAATACAAGATGGTTTACAAAGTCAATGGCATGAATCAAGAAGACATGGAATGTAAAATTGAAAAC gATGGTGAACCACAAAAATCGCCCGAGGGTCCATACTTAAACAGAATTATACCTTTGCCAATGGAAAGTAACTTCACAAGTACAGAGAATCTCATACCCAAAGAAGGGATAAAT ATACCCCCGAACGGAATAGTTAATCCTTTAATGTCGGGTGTCAATATCGAGGTACCGTCTTGGAGTGATACCAGTAGTGACAATATGAAAGGGTCCTCCAGCTCGAGGGCCTCAACTCTACCCAGGGAAACCAAGTCCGATGACCCAGGTTCCTTTGAAAAATCTGTCAATATCAAGGAGGACAAAGAGAAAAGCAACTCTTTCCCCAGATATACTAGTCTTTCATCCCACAACGAGCCTCTCAAAGACCCTGCCCC aagcGTAACTTTGCCTTCTAAACCTTCGTCTTTGAAACCTTGGGACGTGTTTCGAGTAGGAGCACGTGAATTTTCGAAAACAATAGATGGAAACTATGTAAGCCTATTTCGAAAAAGTGCAAAAGTGTTCGTGAGCATTGTACttacaatattaattttagtGATGACGATGATCAGCAAAAGTACTCTGCTGCTAATTGCATCCAACGTGTATTCAAACGTGACCTTAAAGTGCACAAAAGGCAAGCATAATGGCCACGTGGCCTCTTGCACTCGGGTTGCACCGGATGTGAAGGGAGCCGACTTTCAGCCATCACAGACCGTTGAGGTCACGTGGCTTTGGGCATTATTTTTGGTGACGACCACACCCTATGTTTTCACATTTGCAAAATGTGTCTGGAGAATATTTTTCAAGAATACGAGAAATCCAACATTTTCAGTCTTGATAATC ACTCTGGCAATAGAAACTCTTCACTCAATTGGAATCTGCATATTCATCTTTTACGTTCTACCAAACGTGGATCCAATACGCGGACTGATGCTGACTTTTGGAGTCGCCTTCATTCCTTCCTTCTTGAAGATGTTCGACAGTCAGAAGGAAACAGGTCGGCAGTTCTACGTGGTTGTCGCAGACGTTTTAGCTATGCTGATTCAAGCTTCTGTTTTACTCTTGTGGCCACTTCTGAATATACTCAGAGGCATTGATTTTGAGCAATCCTGGGGAATTTTCGTGTCTTTGCTTCTGATTTCTTTGGGATGGTGGGAGAACTATGTGAACAAGTTTACGCATTTGGGTAAATTTGGATTATCCTTATTGGAATTAAAGAGAAACATTCGTCGGAGTAGAACAAAGCTGTATGCGGCAGTAAGTGTATGGAAAGTTGTCCTCACACTGTGTATGATGATGGCTCTGATGAGCAACCTTAAACTTTCTTGTGTTAAAGCATTGTTTTATGAAGGACACAATCGAGCAGAAGGGTGTCCTCATTTAGCCTACCCAGAAGACGCTTATAACGTGGAAAGCTCCGCTTACAAACAAGATGCTTTCTGGGTGGCAGTCGTTCAGATAATCTGCTGCCTGTTCTGCTATACGCTTGCCAAGTCAGCCTGCAAGATCATGCTCCAAGTGGTCAGCTTCTCTCTTCCTCTGATGCTGGCAGCCCCAATCATGGCTGGTCTTTTCATAGAAAACTGTGAATCTTGGAAAACGTTACAGGGTGGTAACTTGATGCCGGATTATCTGTACTGGACGTGTGATATTCATGGAGTTTCCAAAGATTTCTTACGGACACTGGTGTCGGATTACTTTCTTCCAGTTACTTTAATATGGTGGTTATCTTTCATGTGGGTTACATTCCACATATGGATTCCAAGAGTGGAGCGTTTAGTACAGACAGAGag GTTGTTTGTTCAGCCTCTGTACTGCGGAGTGTTACTGGAGCAGTCACTCATGCTAAACAGAAGAAGAGACGACAAGGATAGAGATGGCCGCTTAGGCTCAGAAAAG CAGAAACGGTTTGGATTCGAATCGCCCGAgatgaatatgaaaaatgtGGACCGTGGAATACTGCCAGGTCGGAGGTCCATCAAGACCGATCACACCCCGATGATCTACGTGTGTGCAACCATGTGGCACGAAACGACGAAAGAAATGATTCAGATATTGACGTCATTATTCAG acTTGACAATGATCAGTGTGCAAGGAAAAATGCGCAGAAGTTCTTTGATGTCGTGGATCCCGATTACTATGAGTTTGAGACGCATGTGTTTTTTGACGACGCATTTGAGCCCCATGATGACGATGAATACCTTTATCGCGTCAACAGTTTTGTGAAACAGTTACTGCTAGTCATGGATGCGGCCGCAAG TAAGGTACATAAGGTACCAGTCAAAATACCCCCTCCCACCAAGTATCCGACGCCCTATGGCGGTCGACTTGAATGGACACTTCCTGGTGGTAATAAACTGTATGTCCATATGAAGGACAAAGTCAAGATCCGCCACAAGAAACGATGGAGCCAG gtcatgtacatgtattaccttcTGGGCTATAAGCTTGTTGCACAGCCCCTCGACGCCAGGAGAAAGCAAACGATCGCAGACAACACTTTCATTCTTGCCTTGGATGGAGACGTGGACTTCAAACCGTCAGCTGTCCAGCTCCTTGTTGACCGAATGAGAAAGAATGAAAAAGTGGGGGCTGCTTGTGGACGCATTCACCCTATCGGAACTG GTCCAATGATTTGGTATCAGAAGTTTGAATATGCTGTGAGTCATTGGCTACAAAAAGCTACAGAGCATCTGATTGGTTGCGTCCTCTGTAGTCCCGGTTGTTTTTCTTTGTTCCGTGCATCCGCCCTAATGGACGATAATGTTATGAGGAAATATGCTACGACATCATCAAATGCCCGCCACTACATTCAGTTTGATCAAG GCGAGGATCGATGGCTCTGTACATTACTTCTACAGCAAGGTTACAGGGTGGAGTACTCGGCGGCTGCTGACGCCCTGACCTATGCCCCGGAAGGATTCGGAGAGTTCTACAACCAAAGACGTCGCTGGTCCCCGTCCACAATGGCAAACATCATGGATCTACTAATGGACTGGAGAAACGTCATCAGCATCAACGAAAACATATCATTTCTGTACATCTTGTACCAGGGACTCCTGTTTCTGTCTTCATTAGTGACGCCCGGAACTATTTTCCTGCTGATAGTTGGCGCATTAAACAGCGCGTTCCGCATTGACCTGATCACTTCATTCATGATCAACATTGTTCCATTGTTATTTTTCCTGTTGAGCTGTTTTCTTTTTGAGTCAAAGTGGCAG ATTCTCCTTGCCCAGCTGCTGTCCCTGATCTATTCTCTCCTGATGATGGTAGTAGTCGTAGGAATCGGCCTGGAGATGAAAAGGGAAGGACTGTGTTCTCCGACCACGATCTTCATGATCTTTGTCGTTGGGACGTTTGTGATTGCGGCCATTCTTCATCCCCaggagttttactgtattcttCATGGCGCCCTGTACTTCCTCTCGATTCCCAGTATGTCTATGCTTCTGATGATCTACTccatatgtaatttacatgtgGTATCTTGGGGAACAAGAGAAAACGCCATTGCAGCCCAACCTAATGCCAAACCACAGAAAAAGAAGGATGGCAAAATCGCTTCCATTTTGAACAAGTTTTCCAGTTCTAGCAACACAGAAGTTAGTGAATATGCCTTCTCATTTGGAAACTTGTTCAAGTGTCTCTGTTGCCCTCGACCAAAACCTGATGATGCCGATAAACGTTTCGAGGAAGTTTTAACTAAACTGGAG AGTTTAGAGAGGATAATGGCTCTTCCAAAAGACGTTCAAGAGAAAGTTATGATTGACGCGGAGACCAATGTTTCGGAGAGCGACATGAAGCAAAAGAGCGACGGCCTACTGAGAAATTCTCTTGATAACGGAGACGTTAGAT ACAATCCAATATACCAATCAAAAATGAGCCCGCATGAAGACGATACGCCATTCTGGATTCACGACGATGACATTGGTCATGGACGAGTCCGATTCCTAAGCAAAGAAGAGAAAACCTTTTGGACCGAGCTTATTTCTAAGTACTTGTATCCACTGCAGCACAACGAAGAGCACAAGAAAAAGATGGAGACGGATCTTCTGGAGATGAGAAACAAGATGAGCTTGATGTTTTTCATGATGAACGCCCTgttcattatcattatttttagtTTGCAGTATTCTAATGCCATGAACGGAGCCGGTCTTTCCATTCCTTTGCCATGTCACGATTTAATCAGTAACAAACCTTTATCGTTGGAGCCGATTTCAATGCTTTTTATGGCCATCTTTGGTATTGCTCTCTTGATTCAGTTTATATCCATGTTTTTCCACCGGCTGGCAACATTCATGCATATTATGTCTACAACGGAAGTCAACTGTATGAAGCCAAATCAGAATGAAGTTAACCAAATGGACCTTGCCTCCAAAATCGCTCTCGTAAAAGAATTCCAAAAATTCGAAGATGACGATGATAACAGAAGTATTTCAACGATTGGAAGCGATCTAGACGAGGACAGTAGCATCACTCAGGATGACTCGCCAAAGATGAAGCGTAAGAAAACGGTGCTCAAAATTATTCGAAGAAAGAAAACCCAGGCGCCTCATTCGGGAAATCTTAGCGGCAAATTCTTGAAAAATTACATGGAATTTGCCAAAGACCTCGAAAATGGAGGGAATGGGAATAAGAATGAAAAAGGAAGTAGTAAAAAGCGAAGAAGCAAAAAAGCAAAGAAAGCTATGGCTTCTCTGGAACAAAACAGGGATATGGTTTTGAATAAAGCCCACGTCATCAAATCCAGGTGGCATCGTCTTGCAAAAGCGACCAAATTTGATTCCACAGGAGACAAATGGGGTTCATTGTTGCGACTTGCTGCACAGTCTAGAACAAGTCTTAACACTATTACCGAAGACGATAAAAGGAATTCTTGGATCAGAGGAATTTCAAAAATGACAAGATCGAACAGTGAGTTTTCTGTGAACACTTTACCCGATTTAGGTTCTCTATCACAAAGAAACAGTTATGCGGAACCTATTTTGAATATCATAACGAGCGAGTTGGAAAATCTGGGAAGCGAGCAGGCTGGAAGACGGGTCACCACAGCAGAAATCAACGCTCTCCAGAAATCCAGATTTTCGGCCGAAAATCTCTACGACGCAGTTGAGGAGGTGGATTCGGACAGCGAGGACTCCGACTACGAGGAGGCGGATCTAAAATCTTCCAAAGAGTCCTCGCCCAACAGTACAACTGATAAAAGACCGAAAAGTGTGGAAATGAACACGATAAGCGTGGATGTGATTGAAAATAAACGAGAAAGTGAAAATGGAAACGGAGATACTCATCTGTAG